A window of Solanum stenotomum isolate F172 chromosome 3, ASM1918654v1, whole genome shotgun sequence contains these coding sequences:
- the LOC125859912 gene encoding probable isoaspartyl peptidase/L-asparaginase 3 isoform X1, giving the protein MKKLLFLFTILIFSKALVNEVRASLLYPVVVSTWPFLEAVRAAWNAVDGGFSAVDAVVEGCSACEKLRCDGTVGPGGSPDENGETTLDAMVMDGVTMEVGAVAAMRYVPEGIKAAKLVLEYTKHTMLVGDQASAFAISMGLPGPTNLSSVESIEKWTKWKDSSCQPNFRKNVIPRDSCGPFHPNGPSIRRCLMDNELRPNEFGSVNVGLHSHDTISMAVIDQIGRIAVGTSTNGATFKIPGRVGDGPIAGSSAYADAEVGACGATGDGDIMMRFLPCYQAVENMRLGMEPKLAAKDAISRIARKYPNFIGALFAVNRNGTHAGACHGWTFQYSVRNPGMNDVKVFTVHPQ; this is encoded by the exons ATGAAGaagcttctcttcctcttcaCAATACTCATCTTCTCCAAG GCACTGGTGAATGAAGTTAGGGCTTCCTTGCTATATCCAGTAGTTGTAAGCACTTGGCCTTTTTTGGAAGCCGTTAGAGCTGCCTGGAACGCCGTTGACGGTGGTTTTTCTGCGGTGGATGCAGTTGTGGAAGGTTGTTCTGCTTGTGAAAAACTAAGATGTGATGGTACAG TTGGGCCTGGTGGAAGTCCAGACGAGAATGGAGAAACTACACTTGATGCCATGGTGATGGATGGG GTAACAATGGAGGTCGGCGCTGTTGCTGCTATGAGATATGTGCCAGAGGGAATTAAAGCTGCGAAGTTAGTGTTGGAGTATACTAAACATACTATGCTTGTCGGGGATCAAGCTTCAGCTTTTGCCATTTCAATGGGCCTTCCGGGGCCTACAAACCTAAGCTCAGTTGAGTCAATAGAGAAGTGGACAAAATGGAAAGATAGTTCTTGCCAACCTAATTTCCGGAAAAATGTTATCCCTAGAGATAGTTGTGGTCCATTCCATCCCAATGGGCCTTCAATAAGAAGATGCCTGATGGATAACGAGCTCAGGCCTAACGAATTTGGATCAGTTAATGTAGGTTTACATAGCCATGATACAATATCCATGGCTGTCATCGACCAA aTTGGACGGATTGCCGTTGGAACATCAACTAATGGAGCCACATTCAAGATTCCCGGAAG GGTTGGTGATGGACCTATAGCAGGGTCTTCAGCATATGCGGATGCTGAAGTTGGTGCTTGTGGAGCCACTGGGGATGGTGATATTATGATGCGCTTCCTTCCCTG TTATCAGGCTGTGGAGAATATGAGATTAGGAATGGAACCCAAACTTGCTGCAAAAGATGCTATATCACGAATTGCAAGGAAATATCCAAACTTTATTGGCGCTCTATTTGCAGTCAACCGAAATGGAACTCATGCAGGTGCATGCCATGGTTGGACTTTTCAGTACTCTGTCAGAAATCCTGGGATGAACGACGTTAaggtttttactgttcacccccAGTGA
- the LOC125859912 gene encoding probable isoaspartyl peptidase/L-asparaginase 3 isoform X2, protein MVMDGVTMEVGAVAAMRYVPEGIKAAKLVLEYTKHTMLVGDQASAFAISMGLPGPTNLSSVESIEKWTKWKDSSCQPNFRKNVIPRDSCGPFHPNGPSIRRCLMDNELRPNEFGSVNVGLHSHDTISMAVIDQIGRIAVGTSTNGATFKIPGRVGDGPIAGSSAYADAEVGACGATGDGDIMMRFLPCYQAVENMRLGMEPKLAAKDAISRIARKYPNFIGALFAVNRNGTHAGACHGWTFQYSVRNPGMNDVKVFTVHPQ, encoded by the exons ATGGTGATGGATGGG GTAACAATGGAGGTCGGCGCTGTTGCTGCTATGAGATATGTGCCAGAGGGAATTAAAGCTGCGAAGTTAGTGTTGGAGTATACTAAACATACTATGCTTGTCGGGGATCAAGCTTCAGCTTTTGCCATTTCAATGGGCCTTCCGGGGCCTACAAACCTAAGCTCAGTTGAGTCAATAGAGAAGTGGACAAAATGGAAAGATAGTTCTTGCCAACCTAATTTCCGGAAAAATGTTATCCCTAGAGATAGTTGTGGTCCATTCCATCCCAATGGGCCTTCAATAAGAAGATGCCTGATGGATAACGAGCTCAGGCCTAACGAATTTGGATCAGTTAATGTAGGTTTACATAGCCATGATACAATATCCATGGCTGTCATCGACCAA aTTGGACGGATTGCCGTTGGAACATCAACTAATGGAGCCACATTCAAGATTCCCGGAAG GGTTGGTGATGGACCTATAGCAGGGTCTTCAGCATATGCGGATGCTGAAGTTGGTGCTTGTGGAGCCACTGGGGATGGTGATATTATGATGCGCTTCCTTCCCTG TTATCAGGCTGTGGAGAATATGAGATTAGGAATGGAACCCAAACTTGCTGCAAAAGATGCTATATCACGAATTGCAAGGAAATATCCAAACTTTATTGGCGCTCTATTTGCAGTCAACCGAAATGGAACTCATGCAGGTGCATGCCATGGTTGGACTTTTCAGTACTCTGTCAGAAATCCTGGGATGAACGACGTTAaggtttttactgttcacccccAGTGA
- the LOC125859912 gene encoding probable isoaspartyl peptidase/L-asparaginase 3 isoform X3 gives MEVGAVAAMRYVPEGIKAAKLVLEYTKHTMLVGDQASAFAISMGLPGPTNLSSVESIEKWTKWKDSSCQPNFRKNVIPRDSCGPFHPNGPSIRRCLMDNELRPNEFGSVNVGLHSHDTISMAVIDQIGRIAVGTSTNGATFKIPGRVGDGPIAGSSAYADAEVGACGATGDGDIMMRFLPCYQAVENMRLGMEPKLAAKDAISRIARKYPNFIGALFAVNRNGTHAGACHGWTFQYSVRNPGMNDVKVFTVHPQ, from the exons ATGGAGGTCGGCGCTGTTGCTGCTATGAGATATGTGCCAGAGGGAATTAAAGCTGCGAAGTTAGTGTTGGAGTATACTAAACATACTATGCTTGTCGGGGATCAAGCTTCAGCTTTTGCCATTTCAATGGGCCTTCCGGGGCCTACAAACCTAAGCTCAGTTGAGTCAATAGAGAAGTGGACAAAATGGAAAGATAGTTCTTGCCAACCTAATTTCCGGAAAAATGTTATCCCTAGAGATAGTTGTGGTCCATTCCATCCCAATGGGCCTTCAATAAGAAGATGCCTGATGGATAACGAGCTCAGGCCTAACGAATTTGGATCAGTTAATGTAGGTTTACATAGCCATGATACAATATCCATGGCTGTCATCGACCAA aTTGGACGGATTGCCGTTGGAACATCAACTAATGGAGCCACATTCAAGATTCCCGGAAG GGTTGGTGATGGACCTATAGCAGGGTCTTCAGCATATGCGGATGCTGAAGTTGGTGCTTGTGGAGCCACTGGGGATGGTGATATTATGATGCGCTTCCTTCCCTG TTATCAGGCTGTGGAGAATATGAGATTAGGAATGGAACCCAAACTTGCTGCAAAAGATGCTATATCACGAATTGCAAGGAAATATCCAAACTTTATTGGCGCTCTATTTGCAGTCAACCGAAATGGAACTCATGCAGGTGCATGCCATGGTTGGACTTTTCAGTACTCTGTCAGAAATCCTGGGATGAACGACGTTAaggtttttactgttcacccccAGTGA
- the LOC125859906 gene encoding U-box domain-containing protein 35-like: MMEEIKVEGLSALPLLNSSTIAVAINGKKKSKYVVKWALDKFVPEGKVCFKLLHVRPRITGVPTPMGSFIPISQVREDVVAAFRKDVEWQTSENLLPYKMLCTNRKVQVEVLQLESDDIVNAIAQEITKLNIIKLVIGASSRSIFSRGQSLSSRISGSTPSFCTIYAVSKGKLLSVRPSDSEINGSSSAGDSYTSCSITSSTVHTSSSLTERSEPDSSSSYSHFRSPSLPMQRFRALSHINQNFPHRRACSNVSVHHNSLSLDFGDGEDDVRSCPQGTYLTDGDDLTSTFRSLVTDNYTIADDQASISGALTDSSSRYETDINFELEKLRTELRHTRGMYAVAQTEVIDASRKINELHKRRLEEDVKLREICLKEEEVKELALKENEKYEAAKREADYVKECAEREAAQRKEAELLVLREAKEKDKLENALTGKAHQYQEFTWEEIVSSTSSFDENLKIGMGGYGTVYKCSLHHTTVAVKVLHSEGSHLTKQYQQELEILSKISHPHLLILLGVCPDRGCLVYEFMENGSLEERLFRKHDTPPIPWFDRYRIAWEVASALAFLHNSKPNPVIHRDLKPANILLDRNFVSKIGDVGLSTMINSDAALSTIYKDTGPVGTLCYIDPEYQRTGLISPTSDIYAFGMVLLQLLTAKAAMGLPHIVETAIDKDNLTKVLDPDAGKWPLEETKKLAMLALKCTELCRRDRPDLKDEILPALEKLKEFADKTRDSASTTKSPPPNYYLCPLLKDIMKDPCVAADGYTYDRNAIETWLKEKDISPMTSLPLAHKNLLPNYALLSAILDWKSR, from the exons ATGATGGAAGAAATTAAAGTGGAAGGCTTAAGTGCTCTGCCTTTATTAAACTCTTCAACCATTGCTGTAGCTATCAATGGTAAGAAAAAGAGCAAATATGTAGTCAAGTGGGCTTTGGACAAATTTGTTCCTGAAGGAAAGGTTTGCTTCAAGCTGTTACATGTCCGTCCACGCATAACTGGTGTGCCAACCCCCA TGGGAAGCTTTATACCTATTTCACAAGTGCGGGAGGATGTAGTGGCTGCTTTCCGAAAGGATGTGGAGTGGCAAACAAGTGAAAATCTGCTTCCTTACAAGATGTTATGCACTAATCGAAAG GTCCAAGTAGAAGTTTTACAACTTGAATCAGATGATATCGTGAACGCAATAGCACAGGAGATCACCAAGCTTAATATCATCAAGCTGGTGATAGGTGCTTCATCTCGTAGCATATTTTCTAG GGGACAAAGCTTATCCTCAAGAATCTCGGGCAGTACTCCAAGCTTTTGTACCATCTATGCTGTTTCAAAAGGAAAATTGTTATCTGTACGTCCTTCTGATTCAGAGATAAATGGAAGCAGTTCAGCTGGAGATAGTTACACAAGTTGCTCAATCACCAGTTCAACAGTTCACACTTCAAGTTCACTAACAG AAAGGTCAGAACCAGACTCAAGTTCTTCATACAGTCACTTCCGTTCTCCTTCACTGCCAATGCAAAGATTTCGAGCTCTTTCACATATTAATCAGAACTTTCCTCATAGAAGAGCATGTTCAAATGTATCAGTCCACCATAATAGCTTATCTCTTGATTTTGGTGATGGCGAGGATGATGTCAGGTCTTGTCCCCAAGGAACATATCTTACTGATGGAGATGACCTTACTTCTACTTTTAGGAGCTTGGTAACAGACAACTACACTATAGCAGATGATCAAGCTTCAATTTCAGGGGCTCTGACAGATTCATCGTCGAGATATGAG ACGGACATCAATTTTGAGCTAGAGAAGCTAAGAACTGAATTAAGACATACTCGAGGAATGTATGCAGTTGCACAAACTGAAGTAATTGACGCTTCTAGGAAG ATAAATGAGCTGCACAAGCGCCGGTTGGAGGAAGATGTTAAACTTCGGGAAATTTGTTTGAAGGAAGAGGAAGTAAAAGAGTTGGCACTAAAAGAGAATGAGAAGTACGAAGCTGCAAAAAGGGAAGCTGATTATGTGAAGGAGTGTGCTGAAAGAGAGgcagcacaaagaaaagaagcaGAACTACTAGTCTTACGTGAggcaaaagaaaaagacaagCTTGAGAATGCCTTGACAGGCAAGGCACATCAGTACCAAGAATTCACCTGGGAAGAAATCGTATCTTCCACCTCTTCTTTCGATGAAAATCTTAAAATTGGTATGGGGGGATATGGAACTGTTTATAAGTGCAGCTTGCATCATACTACAGTGGCTGTCAAAGTTCTTCACTCTGAGGGATCTCATCTTACGAAGCAGTATCAGCAAGAG CTGGAAATATTGAGCAAAATTAGTCATCCACATTTGCTAATCCTTCTTGGTGTGTGCCCCGATCGTGGTTGCTTAGTGTATGAGTTCATGGAGAATGGTAGCTTGGAGGAGAGACTTTTCAGGAAACATGATACACCTCCAATTCCATGGTTCGATAGATATCGAATTGCATGGGAAGTGGCTTCTGCCCTTGCCTTCCTTCACAACTCCAAGCCAAATCCGGTTATTCATCGTGATCTAAAGCCTGCAAACATATTGCTTGATCGTAATTTTGTCAGTAAAATTGGTGATGTTGGCCTCTCAACCATGATAAATTCTGACGCTGCCTTATCCACCATTTACAAAGATACAGGTCCTGTGGGAACACTTTGCTACATAGACCCTGAGTACCAAAGGACTGGATTGATCTCTCCAACATCTGACATTTATGCGTTTGGGATGGTTCTCTTGCAGTTGCTAACAGCAAAAGCAGCAATGGGACTTCCTCACATTGTTGAAACAGCAATCGATAAGGATAATCTAACTAAGGTACTAGATCCAGATGCTGGTAAATGGCCATTAGAAGAGACAAAGAAACTAGCTATGCTAGCACTTAAATGCACAGAGCTTTGTCGAAGAGACAGACCGGATTTGAAAGATGAAATTCTCCCTGCATTGgagaaattaaaagaatttgCTGATAAGACTCGAGATTCTGCCTCGACTACCAAATCTCCTCCTCCTAACTACTATTTGTGTCCTTTACTCAAG GATATAATGAAGGACCCTTGTGTGGCAGCTGATGGGTATACTTATGACAGGAATGCAATAGAAACATGGCTAAAAGAGAAGGATATATCACCAATGACAAGCCTACCATTAGCTCATAAGAACCTTCTACCAAATTACGCACTGCTTTCTGCGATTCTGGACTGGAAATCAAGATAG